From one Paenibacillus sp. FSL K6-1330 genomic stretch:
- a CDS encoding type II toxin-antitoxin system PemK/MazF family toxin, which translates to MIVKRGDVFFADLSPVVGSEQGGVRPVLVIQNDIGNRFSPTVIVAAITAQIQKAKLPTHVEIDAASHGFDRDSVILLEQIRTIDKQRLTDKITHLDDEMMSKVDDSLQISLGLIDF; encoded by the coding sequence GTGATCGTTAAACGGGGCGACGTATTTTTTGCGGATTTATCACCTGTTGTCGGTTCTGAGCAGGGCGGCGTAAGGCCGGTCCTTGTCATTCAGAATGATATCGGCAACCGGTTTAGTCCGACTGTGATTGTTGCAGCCATTACGGCACAGATTCAAAAAGCCAAGCTGCCGACTCACGTCGAAATCGACGCGGCGTCGCATGGATTTGACCGGGATTCCGTCATTTTGCTAGAGCAGATCCGGACGATTGATAAGCAGCGGCTAACGGACAAAATCACCCATCTTGATGATGAAATGATGAGTAAGGTGGATGATTCCCTGCAAATAAGTCTGGGCTTGATTGATTTTTGA
- a CDS encoding ribbon-helix-helix protein, CopG family produces MANMQNTKRIMISLPDHLLQEVDGIAQLENSNRSELIRQAMKLYLNERKKRYIRESMQRGYMEMAKINLTMASEAFHAEEDADNTLDRLVSGV; encoded by the coding sequence GTGGCCAATATGCAGAACACCAAACGAATCATGATCAGTTTACCGGATCATCTTTTGCAGGAAGTGGACGGGATCGCTCAGCTGGAAAATTCCAACCGCAGTGAGCTTATTAGGCAAGCCATGAAGTTGTACCTGAATGAACGGAAGAAACGTTACATTCGTGAATCCATGCAGCGGGGTTATATGGAAATGGCCAAAATTAACCTGACCATGGCTTCTGAGGCGTTTCACGCGGAGGAAGATGCAGACAACACTCTAGACCGCTTAGTAAGCGGGGTGTAG
- the alr gene encoding alanine racemase: MQAIYRPTLAEINLDHLRANYNAFREALPSHMKLLACVKANAYGHGAVEVARELQQLGAPYLSVAFLDEALELRQGGISCPILVLGYTPPEAVEIAYEHDVTVTLFSSEVLQAIKALPVQPEKPLKVHIKIDSGMGRLGLLPGEDAISFIEEVFSLPQVVVEGMFTHFARADEENKDYTLGQYRRFQGVADALRDKDYHIPIIHTGNSAAAIDTPELSYDMVRVGIGLYGLYPSDEVNRKTVSLRPVMTLKTKLVYVKNLPPHSGISYGTKYVTGEEEQIGTLPIGYADGFSRMLSGKVEVLIRGRRVPVVGTICMDQCMVSLKPFADEAEQIKAGEEVVLIGQQSGECITADELASKLGTIHYEVVCMIAHRVPRQYIRDDIPVKTVNALWSNL, encoded by the coding sequence TTGCAAGCGATATATCGACCTACCCTGGCGGAGATCAACCTAGACCATCTGCGCGCCAACTATAACGCTTTTCGTGAGGCGCTGCCAAGCCACATGAAATTGCTTGCTTGTGTGAAGGCTAACGCCTATGGTCACGGAGCTGTAGAAGTGGCTCGCGAACTTCAGCAACTGGGGGCGCCTTACTTAAGCGTAGCTTTCCTGGATGAAGCGCTCGAGCTTCGGCAAGGAGGCATCTCTTGCCCAATCCTGGTGCTCGGTTATACACCACCGGAGGCTGTAGAGATCGCTTATGAGCATGATGTGACCGTAACCCTGTTCAGTTCGGAAGTGCTCCAAGCGATAAAGGCACTGCCGGTCCAGCCGGAGAAGCCACTCAAGGTACACATCAAGATTGACAGCGGAATGGGTCGTTTGGGCCTGCTTCCAGGCGAAGATGCAATTTCTTTTATAGAAGAAGTATTTTCGCTGCCGCAGGTTGTTGTCGAAGGAATGTTTACCCATTTTGCAAGAGCGGATGAAGAGAACAAAGACTATACGTTGGGACAGTACCGCCGTTTTCAGGGCGTAGCGGACGCTCTTCGGGATAAGGACTACCATATCCCCATCATACATACGGGCAACAGTGCTGCTGCGATTGATACACCTGAATTATCCTATGATATGGTTCGTGTCGGCATCGGCTTGTACGGACTGTATCCTTCGGATGAGGTGAATCGAAAGACAGTGAGCCTTCGCCCTGTCATGACGTTAAAGACAAAGCTTGTCTACGTCAAAAATTTACCTCCGCATTCCGGTATCAGCTACGGGACGAAGTATGTAACGGGGGAGGAAGAGCAAATTGGAACCCTTCCCATCGGTTACGCCGATGGCTTCTCTCGTATGCTGAGCGGTAAAGTGGAAGTACTGATACGCGGCCGCCGCGTCCCTGTAGTCGGAACTATCTGTATGGACCAATGTATGGTATCGCTCAAACCTTTCGCCGATGAGGCGGAACAAATTAAAGCTGGTGAAGAGGTTGTACTCATCGGTCAGCAGTCTGGCGAATGCATTACGGCAGATGAGCTGGCGTCCAAGCTGGGGACGATCCACTACGAGGTCGTCTGCATGATTGCCCACCGGGTACCACGTCAGTATATACGTGATGATATACCCGTGAAGACCGTAAACGCACTCTGGAGCAACCTTTAA
- a CDS encoding DUF4367 domain-containing protein, whose amino-acid sequence MRRISWVLLAVVLCLTTILAGCGKKNADSVVKDLGKVADKLESAKGAYQGAGVMTIHTGSAPQEYQVEVWYQSPSYYRISLTNGQKDITQIVLRNDDGVFVLTPSLNKSFRFKSDWPDNQGQVYLYQTLLSSILSDNTRQFAEDKDSYVFDVAANYHSHSLIRQKIWLAKDNYTPKQVQVSDSEANVVVEVKFNTFTFDTNLSKDSFDTNKNLSAMNDAKGTMAEVDENGVPVASGTEGNGTQGTEGLTETASGRDMGSFGIIYPEYVPAGVTNKDTMEVPENKDHAVILKYDGVYQYTIMESRPVDRAVSLVPGEAVYIDFTTVGLLTGDQQRTLTWNSEGVEYRITSANLPVEEMKKVAASMQGESGK is encoded by the coding sequence ATGCGCCGGATTTCATGGGTGCTGCTCGCGGTAGTATTATGCTTAACAACAATACTGGCGGGATGCGGGAAGAAAAATGCAGACAGCGTTGTGAAGGATCTGGGCAAGGTGGCTGATAAGCTGGAAAGTGCCAAGGGGGCTTACCAGGGAGCGGGCGTTATGACCATACATACCGGTTCGGCGCCGCAGGAGTATCAGGTTGAGGTATGGTACCAGTCTCCATCTTACTACCGGATCAGTTTAACCAATGGGCAAAAGGATATTACGCAAATCGTGCTTCGCAACGATGACGGCGTGTTCGTTCTGACGCCTAGCTTGAACAAGAGCTTCCGCTTCAAAAGCGACTGGCCGGATAATCAGGGACAGGTATATCTGTACCAAACGCTACTCAGCAGCATTCTGAGCGACAACACCCGTCAGTTTGCTGAGGATAAGGATAGTTACGTGTTTGATGTGGCTGCTAATTACCACAGCCATTCGTTGATTCGTCAAAAGATTTGGCTCGCCAAGGACAACTACACACCGAAACAGGTACAAGTGTCGGACTCCGAAGCGAATGTGGTTGTTGAAGTGAAATTCAACACCTTTACCTTCGATACGAACCTGTCGAAGGATTCGTTTGATACCAACAAGAATCTAAGTGCGATGAACGATGCTAAGGGGACCATGGCGGAAGTGGACGAGAACGGGGTACCGGTGGCTTCCGGTACGGAAGGTAACGGCACTCAGGGAACCGAAGGTTTGACAGAAACAGCTTCCGGTCGCGATATGGGATCCTTCGGCATTATCTATCCGGAATATGTGCCTGCAGGGGTCACGAACAAAGACACGATGGAAGTTCCGGAGAACAAGGATCATGCGGTTATTCTGAAGTATGACGGTGTGTACCAATATACGATTATGGAATCCAGACCGGTGGATCGTGCGGTCTCCCTCGTACCGGGCGAGGCGGTATATATTGATTTTACAACGGTAGGTCTGCTCACCGGCGATCAGCAAAGAACGCTGACCTGGAATTCGGAAGGCGTGGAATACCGAATTACGAGCGCCAATCTGCCTGTCGAAGAAATGAAGAAAGTCGCTGCTTCCATGCAGGGAGAATCGGGTAAATAA
- a CDS encoding MFS transporter has translation MEILKNRNFLLLFVGRILTNIGDSLYAVAAMWLVYDLGGSTLYTGLAGFLSILPRIIQLLSGPMIDRVPLRGLLVYTQLFQAVLLLIVPLAFYFDFLTVGVVLAITPVLSTLNMWVYPAQMSALPKILDKKQLTQGNSLFSLAYQGIDVACNAISGVLIIVLGAVSLYLWNSIGFFIGALLFSQLKIKKSTKTSDNNVIKTSTNNTANSKSMRNALKNYWADMKEGLRYILATPLARVQMGIIVINAAGGATFTVMPAFADSLGGAGVYGILLMAQACGSLLGAILAPYLKLERLPLGYLFAGAFCLSGAAWCLSVFTPWTWLVVLVYGLAWFPGGITNVIINSVIQKAIPEKRLGTVFAAASGLSGIAMPLGSLIGGALGVVAASSSVIAGCGIAVFCVGIFWIFDSTTRSLPSPDNVDEKWFAPYTNATPEKSISMNTAP, from the coding sequence GTGGAAATATTAAAGAATCGCAATTTCCTGCTGTTGTTCGTTGGCCGAATCCTTACGAATATCGGCGATAGCTTGTACGCGGTAGCTGCCATGTGGCTGGTGTACGATCTGGGAGGCTCGACGCTGTATACGGGACTTGCCGGATTCCTCTCGATTCTCCCCCGAATCATTCAACTGTTATCCGGTCCGATGATTGACCGCGTTCCTTTACGGGGGCTTCTGGTATACACCCAGTTATTTCAGGCGGTTCTACTGTTGATCGTTCCGCTTGCATTTTATTTCGACTTTCTGACAGTAGGCGTTGTGCTGGCGATTACACCAGTTCTATCCACGCTGAATATGTGGGTATATCCGGCCCAAATGTCGGCCCTTCCTAAAATTCTCGATAAGAAGCAGCTGACGCAAGGAAACTCGCTGTTCTCCTTAGCCTATCAAGGCATCGATGTCGCTTGCAACGCAATATCCGGCGTATTGATTATTGTGCTGGGCGCAGTATCCCTTTACTTATGGAATTCGATCGGATTTTTCATCGGAGCGCTGTTATTCTCGCAATTGAAAATCAAAAAGTCTACCAAAACTTCTGATAACAACGTAATTAAAACATCAACGAATAACACCGCAAATTCAAAATCTATGCGAAATGCCCTTAAAAATTATTGGGCGGACATGAAAGAGGGGCTTCGCTACATCCTGGCAACCCCGCTTGCACGGGTACAGATGGGGATTATCGTCATTAATGCAGCGGGCGGCGCTACCTTTACGGTTATGCCTGCGTTTGCCGACAGCCTCGGCGGAGCCGGTGTCTACGGTATATTGCTGATGGCCCAGGCTTGCGGAAGTTTGTTGGGCGCGATCCTGGCTCCGTATTTGAAGTTGGAGCGCCTGCCGCTTGGATATCTTTTTGCCGGAGCATTTTGTTTATCTGGCGCTGCCTGGTGTCTCAGCGTATTTACCCCATGGACATGGCTTGTCGTCCTGGTATACGGCTTGGCATGGTTTCCCGGAGGCATTACGAACGTTATCATCAATTCGGTCATTCAGAAAGCGATACCCGAGAAAAGATTGGGCACGGTGTTCGCGGCAGCTAGCGGACTCAGCGGAATTGCCATGCCGCTTGGCAGCCTAATTGGAGGTGCTCTTGGCGTTGTTGCAGCAAGCTCGTCCGTTATCGCAGGATGCGGAATCGCCGTATTCTGCGTAGGAATCTTCTGGATTTTTGACTCGACCACCCGCAGTCTTCCATCACCTGACAATGTGGATGAGAAATGGTTTGCGCCTTATACGAATGCAACACCTGAGAAATCCATTTCTATGAATACAGCCCCTTAG
- a CDS encoding winged helix-turn-helix domain-containing protein translates to MDQDHNQSIEISVEQAKLLGSAQRVKILGTMLDMAKTAKQVADELGDSPGSIHYHIQKLYDGGLIDLVETRTVGGIVEKYYKSKAKWFNTKGTQMVDPVLAEDYAAASRTRISLRMQLNAEQYEEMTKEFRELLEKWVTKTLATKGDDSKEYAVGINVVSTETSE, encoded by the coding sequence ATGGATCAAGATCATAATCAGAGTATCGAAATATCGGTGGAACAAGCGAAGCTGCTCGGCAGCGCTCAGCGGGTGAAGATTCTCGGAACCATGCTGGATATGGCCAAAACTGCCAAACAAGTAGCAGATGAATTGGGAGATTCGCCGGGAAGCATTCACTATCATATTCAGAAGTTATATGATGGTGGATTAATAGATTTGGTGGAGACCCGGACCGTCGGCGGCATCGTAGAGAAATATTATAAATCCAAAGCGAAGTGGTTTAACACCAAGGGAACGCAAATGGTAGACCCGGTTCTTGCCGAAGATTATGCAGCGGCCAGCCGCACAAGGATAAGCCTGAGAATGCAGCTGAACGCCGAGCAATACGAAGAAATGACGAAGGAATTCAGAGAACTGCTCGAAAAATGGGTGACCAAGACCCTTGCGACAAAAGGGGACGACAGCAAGGAATATGCGGTAGGGATCAACGTGGTTTCGACGGAAACGTCCGAATAG
- a CDS encoding GNAT family N-acetyltransferase, with translation MTIRSAKPQDAAAAIRLLYDALHDVAHQLTGENSEEKVLEVLEQYFRADEGRLSYRQAAVKEIDGEVAGIIVAYGGDQAAELDRPILDRLRKLKNDPSVALDKEADEDEYYIDTLSVSPQFGGKGIGSALIHHAENRAKELMYRKIALAVVTDNHRAHSLYERRGYQTDKDILINGHVYYHMVKPV, from the coding sequence ATGACCATCAGATCAGCAAAACCACAAGATGCAGCTGCAGCGATAAGACTGTTGTACGATGCACTGCACGACGTAGCGCATCAATTAACAGGGGAAAACAGTGAAGAGAAAGTGCTTGAAGTGCTGGAGCAATATTTCCGGGCGGACGAGGGCAGGCTCAGTTACCGACAGGCTGCCGTGAAAGAGATCGACGGCGAGGTGGCTGGTATTATCGTTGCTTACGGCGGTGATCAAGCGGCCGAATTGGATCGTCCGATTCTGGATCGTTTGCGTAAGCTCAAGAATGACCCTTCCGTAGCGCTGGATAAAGAAGCGGACGAGGATGAGTACTATATCGATACGTTATCGGTTTCTCCGCAGTTTGGAGGTAAGGGGATTGGTTCGGCCCTTATACATCACGCGGAGAATCGGGCAAAGGAGCTGATGTATCGTAAAATTGCTCTTGCCGTGGTGACGGACAATCATCGCGCTCATTCTTTGTACGAAAGAAGAGGTTATCAAACAGATAAGGACATCTTGATTAACGGGCATGTTTATTATCATATGGTCAAACCGGTTTAG
- a CDS encoding alpha/beta hydrolase-fold protein, whose amino-acid sequence MVNMSSRMVEIADFPSVNLSNTRSLYVYLPPSYHENTEKHYAVLYMHDGQHVFSADERGGSWDMHVTADRLVSEGRMQEIIIVGIATVPHQRLNEYFHDNPRMHQVFDPPFAGERYELFIIEEVLPYINENFRTLKGPEHTAMMGSSAGGIVTYNIGFRRPDVFGSIAVMSPYFVKAYFDAQGELKEYPFYERYGTHPNLKVWLDMGGAEGVFMEKYAREEAARLIQDGFVPGEDLMLFLDPGAAHSQSDWAGRAQAPLLYFFGDIGEPTSIKLHGDGVVGVKGPVKQLNPVITYDSGFVQTLMNGTYHVEEPEWLTLLPNGTLKPRIPGSTRVTLQMGGLSADKEITIVEELPELVKIAIQVKVPPSTPVSPTIYAGFEIPYCGDGLYRGSAMVPHGLSFTFKVSRGFGLHEKIGDPKVKRRSFTASSEMELLYEVEDWDT is encoded by the coding sequence ATGGTCAATATGTCCTCAAGAATGGTAGAAATTGCAGATTTTCCATCGGTTAACTTAAGCAATACCCGAAGTTTGTATGTATACCTTCCACCCAGTTATCATGAGAATACGGAGAAGCATTATGCCGTACTCTATATGCATGACGGGCAGCATGTATTTTCAGCGGATGAGCGAGGCGGCTCGTGGGATATGCATGTCACCGCAGATCGGCTGGTGTCCGAAGGACGGATGCAGGAGATTATCATCGTTGGCATCGCAACGGTTCCTCATCAAAGACTGAATGAATATTTCCATGACAATCCAAGGATGCATCAGGTGTTCGATCCCCCGTTTGCCGGCGAACGGTATGAGTTATTTATTATCGAAGAGGTTTTACCATATATCAATGAGAACTTTCGCACGTTGAAGGGTCCGGAGCACACGGCCATGATGGGTTCGTCTGCGGGCGGGATTGTCACCTACAATATCGGCTTTAGAAGGCCGGATGTGTTCGGAAGCATTGCGGTCATGTCGCCTTATTTCGTCAAAGCCTATTTTGATGCTCAAGGAGAGCTAAAGGAATATCCTTTTTATGAAAGATACGGTACGCATCCGAATCTTAAGGTATGGCTTGATATGGGCGGCGCGGAAGGGGTCTTCATGGAAAAATACGCACGGGAGGAAGCAGCACGCTTGATCCAAGACGGCTTTGTGCCGGGAGAAGATCTCATGCTGTTTCTTGATCCGGGAGCGGCTCACAGTCAAAGCGACTGGGCAGGCAGAGCGCAAGCGCCGCTGCTGTATTTTTTCGGCGACATTGGAGAACCAACCTCGATTAAGCTGCATGGTGATGGAGTCGTAGGGGTGAAAGGGCCTGTCAAACAATTGAATCCGGTCATTACATACGACAGCGGATTTGTACAAACGTTGATGAACGGAACTTATCATGTTGAGGAGCCGGAATGGCTAACGCTGCTGCCGAACGGAACGCTGAAGCCTAGAATTCCTGGCAGCACCCGGGTTACGCTGCAAATGGGAGGCTTGAGTGCAGATAAAGAGATTACGATCGTGGAAGAGCTGCCTGAGCTTGTGAAAATCGCGATTCAAGTGAAGGTACCGCCTTCCACACCGGTTTCCCCCACAATCTATGCCGGATTTGAGATTCCATACTGCGGAGATGGCCTATATAGGGGAAGTGCGATGGTACCTCATGGTTTGTCTTTTACGTTCAAGGTATCAAGAGGGTTTGGACTGCACGAAAAGATCGGGGATCCTAAAGTTAAACGGCGTTCTTTTACAGCATCGTCCGAGATGGAGCTGTTGTATGAGGTTGAGGACTGGGATACTTGA
- a CDS encoding GbsR/MarR family transcriptional regulator gives MGLYHLDDERQAAVHKIRKRVIENIGRNMDLYGIPLSTGHLYGLLYFADKPMNLDEMGQEMKMSKTSMSTGVRTLLDYKMVNKVWEKGSRKDLYEVEYDWYQTFLDFFDIKWRKSVESNILVLRKALDETEKLRKAHEDDEELAAVLQEDQAKMREAVAYYKWLERLIDTFVDGDIFNYVPKEPPEDKS, from the coding sequence ATGGGCTTGTACCATTTAGATGATGAACGGCAGGCAGCCGTGCATAAGATTCGTAAGCGTGTCATTGAAAATATTGGACGGAATATGGATTTGTACGGCATTCCACTCTCAACGGGACATTTATACGGATTGCTTTATTTTGCGGATAAACCGATGAACCTCGATGAAATGGGACAGGAAATGAAGATGAGCAAGACCAGCATGAGTACAGGCGTGCGGACGCTGCTCGATTATAAAATGGTAAACAAGGTGTGGGAGAAGGGTTCCCGCAAGGATTTGTATGAAGTGGAGTATGACTGGTACCAGACCTTCTTGGATTTCTTCGATATTAAATGGCGTAAATCGGTGGAGAGCAACATTTTGGTCCTGCGCAAAGCGCTCGACGAAACGGAGAAGCTCCGTAAAGCGCATGAAGATGACGAAGAGCTGGCAGCGGTGCTGCAAGAGGATCAGGCGAAGATGCGCGAGGCCGTTGCTTACTATAAATGGCTGGAACGATTGATTGATACTTTTGTGGATGGCGATATCTTTAATTATGTGCCAAAAGAGCCGCCAGAGGACAAATCCTGA